The Acidobacteriota bacterium genome segment GGTGGCCGGCGGTGGTCACCGGGACCATGGAGCCCACGGTGGGCGGCATGCTGGCGATGAACGTCCACGGCAAGAACAACTGGCAGCGCGGAACCATCGGTGAGCACTGTGTCGAGTTCGACTTCGTCACCGCTGACGGCGAGTCCCGAACCGTCTCCCGGGCGAGGAACGCCGATCTGTTCCACCAGGTCATCGGCTCGTTCGGCCAGCTCGGAATCATCACTCGTGCGCGGCTGAAGATGAAGAAGGTGCATTCGGGAATGATCGAGGTCAAGGCGATCTCGGCCCCGGACCTGGAAGCCATGCTGAGCCTTGCCGACGACGCCAAGGACAAGTGGGAGTACGTCGTCGGGTGGATCGACGCCTTTGCTCGCGGTCGCAACCTCGGTCGCGGTCTGCTGCACTTCGCGCGCCACCTCGACGAGGGCGAGGACCAGGATGCAGCCGCAAGCCTGGATGCCGCGGCGCAGGATCTGCCGGGCAATCTCTTCGGAGTGGTGCCCAAGGGTCTCATGTGGCGATTCCTGAAGCCGATGACCAACCGGGCCGGGATGCGCCTGATCAATCGTGCGAAGTACCTCTCGGGGAGCACGATCGGCGACGAGAAAACATACCGGCAGTCCCTGGCCGCGTTCTCCTTCCTGCTCGACTACGTGCCGAACTGGAAGAAGGTGTACCTCCCGGGCGGGCTCATCCAGCACCAGAGCTTTGTTCCGGCGGTCGGTGCCGAGCAGGTCTTTCGCGATCAACTCGAGATCTGCCAGGAGCACGGCATGCCCTCGTTCCTTGCGGTGCTCAAGCGCCACCGGCCCGACGCCTTCCTGATGAGCCATGCGGTTGACGGTTTTTCGCTCGCACTCGATTTCCCGGTGATTCGGGGACGGCGGGAAAAGCTGTGGTCGATGATGCGGGCGCTGGCCGAGCCGGTGGTTTCGGCGGGCGGACGATTCTACCCGGCCAAGGACGCCGCATTACCTCCGGATCTGTACCGCTCGTCTTTCCGCGACGGCCAGCTCGATCAATTTCTCGCTCTCAAGGCGGAGCTCGATCCGAGTTGCGTCCTTCGCTCCGCCCTCGCCGATCGTTTGATTTATGGGAACTGAGAGAGCCGGCGCGGGATCTGTAGGGGCGGCATATATGCCGCCCTTGTCCGATCCCTCCCATGTGTGCCTTCAAGGGCGGCATATATGCCGCCCCTACGGTTTCTGTCGTAGGGGAGGGGTTTATCCCCTCCCTTGCGCGCAGGGAAAGGTTTTGGCGATCTTGGCGTCTTCGCGGTTCAAACACCGATGCTATCTGGTAATGGTGGCCGTAGGTTTGCTGCTGACGTCCACCCTGGCGGCCGCTGATCGAGACCAGCTCCTCTACCACGCGGAGACGCTCGACGGCCGTGTGATTCAAAGCCAGGGCGCCGACACGCCCTTCAACCCGGCGTCGCTGGTCAAGGTCGGAACATCCCTGTGGGCCCTCGAGAGCCTCGGCCCTGATCACAGGTACCGCACCGTCTTC includes the following:
- a CDS encoding FAD-binding oxidoreductase, which produces MDLKDRLEWVEGWGMAVGGAGYVFRPSGAAGVTEALQEARSEGLPIALRGAGCSYGDAALRPESAVLDLSGLDHVLAWDPEGGTIDVEPGVSLASLWRAGIGDGWWPAVVTGTMEPTVGGMLAMNVHGKNNWQRGTIGEHCVEFDFVTADGESRTVSRARNADLFHQVIGSFGQLGIITRARLKMKKVHSGMIEVKAISAPDLEAMLSLADDAKDKWEYVVGWIDAFARGRNLGRGLLHFARHLDEGEDQDAAASLDAAAQDLPGNLFGVVPKGLMWRFLKPMTNRAGMRLINRAKYLSGSTIGDEKTYRQSLAAFSFLLDYVPNWKKVYLPGGLIQHQSFVPAVGAEQVFRDQLEICQEHGMPSFLAVLKRHRPDAFLMSHAVDGFSLALDFPVIRGRREKLWSMMRALAEPVVSAGGRFYPAKDAALPPDLYRSSFRDGQLDQFLALKAELDPSCVLRSALADRLIYGN